One part of the Crocosphaera sp. UHCC 0190 genome encodes these proteins:
- the cas7i gene encoding type I-B CRISPR-associated protein Cas7/Cst2/DevR, translating into MSQHIFVTVVTPTAVAANNRGEGDGSTLSTLQKITRGNDQYTTVSADAIRWGYRECLQNSQPNNVNRTFDAEADKYNIKDEKYNPQTYIDDDLFGFMDAKKDKDNKNATEKRRGALEVSRAISLDPYWGDIVFGSKGGEKGKTSIHNTEVHCTAYQYTLALTPSSLKASERAKLLLDAIPAIKHVGGNYARFLYEFRPESIVIRVTEDPSPWIMNCFERVGDSVGCPRLVRLVEVKDILASELIVAGEIADTPYGEKLKSLNVKVYRGVKEAIAAAKEMLKTEVTV; encoded by the coding sequence ATGTCTCAACACATTTTTGTTACTGTCGTCACCCCTACTGCTGTCGCGGCTAACAACCGAGGAGAAGGAGACGGTAGTACCTTATCTACTTTACAAAAAATCACAAGGGGGAATGATCAATATACTACTGTAAGTGCTGATGCTATTCGGTGGGGATATCGAGAATGTTTACAAAATTCTCAACCAAATAATGTCAATCGAACTTTTGACGCGGAAGCTGATAAATATAACATCAAAGATGAAAAGTACAATCCTCAAACTTACATTGATGATGATCTTTTTGGTTTTATGGATGCTAAAAAAGATAAGGACAATAAAAATGCTACAGAAAAACGACGTGGTGCATTAGAAGTGAGTCGAGCAATTAGTTTAGATCCCTATTGGGGAGATATTGTCTTTGGTTCTAAAGGAGGTGAAAAAGGAAAAACATCTATTCATAATACTGAAGTTCACTGCACCGCTTATCAATATACTTTGGCTTTAACTCCCAGTAGTTTAAAAGCTTCTGAACGGGCTAAATTATTGTTAGATGCTATTCCTGCTATTAAGCACGTTGGGGGAAATTATGCTCGTTTCCTATATGAATTTCGTCCTGAATCTATTGTGATTCGAGTCACAGAAGATCCGAGTCCTTGGATCATGAATTGTTTTGAACGAGTTGGCGACTCAGTGGGATGTCCTCGTCTAGTTCGTTTAGTTGAGGTAAAAGATATTCTTGCGTCGGAATTAATTGTCGCAGGAGAAATCGCTGATACTCCTTATGGTGAAAAACTTAAAAGCTTAAACGTTAAAGTGTATCGAGGCGTTAAAGAAGCGATTGCTGCCGCCAAAGAAATGCTCAAAACGGAGGTAACAGTTTAA
- a CDS encoding helix-turn-helix transcriptional regulator, which translates to MGQTTALSPRRLERLLQIDELLRYQRRITQSILAEKLEVKERTIRDDLHFLRDRLMAPLDYNKKEGWYYTNSTWRLPSISLSIGELFALTLGARMLQSYAGSAYEKELRSSIERLSERLPEQTWIDLQQLADERIVFRSGAETNLDPEIWQKLLEACRSSKRIWIHYYAATRNQYSERVVDPYLVHVYRATNPYVIGFCHKRGEMRWFRIDRIQQIKVLDETFEREPNFDAQTYLDQIFQAEVGGKPVPVKIWFDAANAPFIRERRWHVTQEITEHDDGSLTLHLVNGGLNDLKRWVLGYGKGAVVKEPVELVNLVKAEVEGMSQLYKNSTN; encoded by the coding sequence ATGGGGCAAACAACTGCCTTGTCGCCGCGTCGTCTTGAACGATTATTGCAAATTGATGAGTTACTTCGCTATCAAAGGCGAATCACACAATCAATTTTGGCTGAAAAATTAGAAGTCAAAGAAAGGACTATAAGAGATGACTTGCATTTCTTGCGCGATCGCTTGATGGCTCCTTTGGACTATAACAAGAAAGAGGGGTGGTATTACACCAATTCTACTTGGCGATTACCGAGTATTTCCTTGAGTATTGGTGAATTATTTGCCTTGACTTTGGGAGCAAGAATGCTGCAATCTTATGCGGGTTCAGCTTATGAGAAGGAATTACGGTCATCCATAGAACGGCTATCAGAGCGATTACCGGAACAAACTTGGATTGATTTACAACAATTAGCTGATGAGAGGATAGTCTTTCGCTCAGGGGCTGAAACGAACCTTGACCCTGAAATATGGCAGAAGTTGTTAGAAGCCTGTCGTTCCTCTAAACGGATTTGGATTCATTATTATGCAGCCACCCGTAATCAATATTCTGAACGAGTGGTTGATCCTTATTTAGTTCATGTGTATCGTGCCACTAATCCTTATGTCATTGGTTTTTGTCATAAACGGGGCGAAATGCGCTGGTTTCGTATTGATCGTATTCAACAAATAAAAGTCCTTGATGAAACCTTTGAACGTGAGCCTAACTTTGATGCCCAAACTTATCTTGACCAAATCTTTCAAGCAGAGGTTGGAGGCAAACCTGTTCCTGTTAAAATCTGGTTTGATGCTGCTAATGCCCCATTTATTCGTGAACGTCGTTGGCACGTTACCCAAGAGATTACCGAACATGATGATGGTTCATTAACTTTACATCTGGTGAATGGGGGACTCAATGACCTTAAACGGTGGGTGTTGGGTTATGGCAAAGGAGCAGTGGTTAAAGAACCAGTCGAGTTAGTCAACTTGGTTAAGGCCGAAGTTGAGGGGATGAGTCAACTTTATAAAAATTCTACCAATTAA
- the cas2 gene encoding CRISPR-associated endonuclease Cas2, which produces MAELKNWYLICYDIRCPKRWRKAYKLLEGYGERLQYSIFRCWLSQRMREKLRWELEKILTTEDDLILIRLSQQCVKNLPKYNRPNTWLLDEKGFRVV; this is translated from the coding sequence ATGGCTGAACTCAAAAATTGGTATCTCATCTGTTACGATATTCGCTGTCCCAAACGGTGGCGTAAAGCCTATAAACTCTTAGAAGGTTATGGTGAGCGTCTTCAATACTCTATTTTTCGCTGTTGGCTTAGTCAACGAATGCGGGAAAAACTTCGTTGGGAATTAGAGAAAATTCTAACCACTGAAGATGATTTAATCCTAATTCGCTTGTCTCAACAATGTGTGAAAAATTTACCCAAGTATAATCGTCCTAATACTTGGTTATTGGATGAGAAGGGATTTCGAGTTGTCTAA
- a CDS encoding nuclease A inhibitor family protein, protein MKASTELLNQLNTLTDGLLWPSEADYPFEVFVWDDLAITPEQLRLKTGHSPDTAIKTMPIDDFFCPCTTEQDWHNEEEKAEVKRYQELVSFLKENLEDVKVYKLGKCEIDVYIIGQCSGQLIGLQTKVIET, encoded by the coding sequence ATGAAAGCCTCAACTGAACTGCTCAATCAACTTAACACCCTTACTGATGGCTTACTGTGGCCGAGTGAAGCTGATTATCCCTTTGAGGTTTTTGTCTGGGATGATTTGGCCATCACTCCTGAACAACTTCGCCTCAAGACGGGACATTCACCTGATACTGCTATTAAGACGATGCCCATTGACGACTTCTTTTGTCCTTGTACAACTGAACAAGACTGGCATAATGAGGAGGAGAAGGCAGAAGTTAAGCGTTATCAGGAATTAGTCAGTTTCCTTAAAGAAAACTTAGAGGATGTCAAGGTTTATAAACTGGGTAAGTGTGAGATTGATGTTTATATTATTGGTCAATGTTCAGGTCAGTTGATAGGGTTACAAACTAAGGTGATTGAGACTTAA
- the cas3 gene encoding CRISPR-associated helicase Cas3', with protein sequence MQLNPKLDPNILLAKSFNLGHWKGSYGLVGHTADVVNAVTTLVDILGDRLIQQFGLNYTLSYLRATARKSAYIHDWGKANEHFQGVVRSKMSKAYPKRFLPDNPQLLRHEVLSVLLAWEFKEWLEEGEGDFLIALAAAGGHHLKLGGRGGKCTDELGEIRQSGDDKLSFYVIDRVKGKPQFNRHFHQLLKYGVKALNLPEKIKFSKEFKKQLFEEASLVWSIKEIKDKRGKLREFLSNEWQPDPVFLAVIKALLIAGDAIGSAIPNANESIKKERRTSIKEWITVEVTRTLNEQKLQQVINARLEGNQLRPFQVKLAQSSARVTLARAGCGTGKTLGAYNWAKSKALGRKLIFCYPTTGTSTEGFLDYVHNQVDSVLLHSRADVDLEMAMTGEEDDAGEGINNEGALKLESFKAWGREAIVCTVDTVLGLLQCNRRPIYCFPAIAQAAFVFDEVHCYDNRLFGALLRFLEVVKAPILLMSASFLPWQKEMILEAVGEPIEIISGPEELETQPRYHFHYTETPDWDRVEQELNNRGKVLWVCNQVNTAIAVYKEAKAKGLNALIYHSRFRYQDRVQHHRDVVDAFKPENHEPMLVIATQVAEMSLDLSATLLVSQIANPAGLIQRLGRLNRRHCGQAKDALFYPDEKVSYPYSQEELENGLNLIKSFTDEVCQADLAQWLEQSGEKGKPDKESVLLDKSWQTYPTFLREAGFNVTVLLEQDLKTIKSLRSKEIPRYTVPIPADSKKVKDWDKYKFYPVAPNNQWAYSSELGAYEINNEEKKSQ encoded by the coding sequence ATGCAGCTTAATCCTAAACTAGACCCTAATATTTTACTGGCTAAGTCCTTTAATTTAGGTCACTGGAAAGGTTCTTATGGATTGGTTGGACACACCGCAGATGTGGTCAATGCTGTCACTACCTTAGTTGATATTTTAGGTGATCGCCTGATTCAACAGTTTGGTCTTAATTATACCCTCTCCTATCTCAGAGCGACAGCCCGTAAGAGTGCATATATTCATGACTGGGGAAAAGCTAATGAGCATTTTCAAGGAGTTGTACGTTCTAAAATGTCAAAAGCTTATCCCAAACGATTTCTTCCCGATAACCCTCAACTTCTGCGACATGAAGTGCTTTCAGTGCTGTTAGCTTGGGAATTTAAGGAATGGTTAGAGGAAGGAGAAGGCGATTTTTTAATAGCTTTAGCAGCAGCAGGGGGACATCATCTTAAATTAGGAGGTCGAGGAGGAAAATGTACGGATGAATTAGGAGAAATTCGTCAGAGTGGAGATGATAAATTATCTTTCTACGTCATTGATAGAGTTAAGGGGAAACCTCAATTTAATCGACACTTTCATCAACTGCTAAAATATGGAGTAAAAGCTCTAAATTTACCTGAGAAGATTAAATTTTCAAAGGAGTTTAAAAAACAGCTTTTTGAAGAAGCTTCTCTTGTCTGGTCAATTAAAGAGATCAAGGATAAGAGAGGAAAACTTAGAGAGTTTCTCTCGAATGAATGGCAACCAGATCCTGTTTTTCTGGCTGTTATCAAAGCTCTGTTAATTGCCGGAGATGCAATTGGTTCCGCCATCCCTAATGCCAATGAATCGATTAAGAAGGAAAGAAGAACATCTATTAAAGAATGGATTACAGTTGAAGTCACAAGAACTCTTAATGAGCAGAAACTTCAACAAGTAATTAATGCTCGACTTGAGGGAAATCAATTAAGACCATTTCAAGTCAAATTAGCACAAAGTTCAGCAAGAGTTACCCTAGCACGGGCCGGCTGTGGTACAGGGAAAACATTGGGAGCTTATAATTGGGCAAAATCTAAAGCATTGGGCAGAAAATTGATATTTTGTTATCCAACAACAGGGACTAGCACTGAGGGTTTTCTGGACTATGTTCATAATCAAGTTGATTCCGTTCTTCTTCATTCTCGTGCTGATGTGGATTTAGAAATGGCAATGACAGGAGAAGAAGACGATGCAGGAGAAGGAATTAATAATGAAGGTGCGCTTAAATTGGAGTCTTTTAAAGCCTGGGGACGAGAAGCCATTGTTTGTACAGTAGATACTGTTCTCGGACTGCTTCAATGTAATCGTAGACCCATTTATTGTTTTCCTGCGATCGCACAAGCTGCTTTTGTCTTTGACGAAGTTCATTGTTACGATAATCGACTATTTGGGGCGTTACTACGTTTTCTCGAAGTTGTCAAAGCACCTATTTTACTGATGTCAGCTTCATTTTTACCTTGGCAAAAGGAAATGATCTTAGAAGCTGTGGGAGAACCTATTGAGATTATTAGTGGCCCTGAAGAATTAGAAACACAACCCCGTTATCATTTCCACTATACTGAAACGCCTGATTGGGACAGGGTTGAACAAGAACTTAACAATAGGGGAAAAGTGCTATGGGTTTGTAATCAGGTAAATACAGCAATTGCTGTTTATAAAGAAGCAAAGGCGAAAGGCTTAAACGCTTTAATCTACCATAGTCGGTTTCGCTATCAAGATCGGGTACAACATCACCGTGATGTTGTAGATGCTTTTAAACCAGAAAATCATGAGCCAATGTTGGTGATCGCTACCCAAGTTGCTGAAATGTCCCTTGATTTATCAGCGACATTATTAGTTAGTCAAATTGCCAATCCAGCCGGATTAATTCAGCGTTTGGGGCGATTAAATCGTCGCCATTGCGGACAGGCAAAAGATGCCTTATTTTATCCTGATGAAAAAGTTAGCTATCCCTATAGTCAAGAAGAACTTGAAAATGGATTAAATTTAATTAAGTCATTCACTGATGAAGTTTGTCAAGCAGATTTAGCACAATGGTTAGAACAATCTGGCGAAAAAGGTAAGCCTGATAAAGAATCAGTTTTATTGGATAAAAGTTGGCAGACCTATCCTACATTTTTGCGAGAGGCTGGTTTTAATGTGACGGTATTACTTGAGCAAGATTTGAAAACTATTAAGTCTTTACGGTCAAAAGAAATACCTCGTTATACCGTTCCTATTCCTGCTGATTCAAAAAAGGTTAAGGACTGGGATAAGTATAAATTTTATCCAGTTGCCCCTAACAATCAGTGGGCTTATTCCTCTGAATTAGGGGCTTATGAAATTAACAATGAGGAGAAAAAATCACAATGA
- the cas8a1 gene encoding type I-MYXAN CRISPR-associated Cas8a1/Cmx1, producing the protein MTELTLSIFDPNTLLPHRGGIAGLALALDAINPSDVPFSWKVTEDEVNLSWECSDQEAILSLLRQTYHLEDGYLDVPALNLDQQGKYTFTEGVTRTFLQHGQQRKLSKNEVSLSFMIDEGQPEISRPFRPIEDCYYTRDFKDAFSSKGTFKPNIPIKGHHLPGLVECFAHGAYQESPQGFLALVFLPLACSYYQLSGYRSAVVIPEIKNIKEWVKRRKIFSGSSYRDFRSSSSGESALRFLLQEKLIEDSQDLRVDYCEVYQLGKQQWDGSQSYLKQAVYRVKANDEILALYDSAFQFFKPQVRTNDKGETWLAISKILPWLCDNLITGKPWYSGFYDFYKQNELYERKGLISMSQYLDVLEQTFFDAVQGAFSSFLREQIIQAQKQGRPLDYKQATDKVINRLLRPSTQQDFAKTMVDFLSRHRSKATRGVGAEIYQWLHKDNNWKQARDLALLAIASYTGKGKDGTPEIPEEALDESNINLDSEQELEMSV; encoded by the coding sequence ATGACAGAACTTACTTTATCTATTTTTGATCCCAATACCTTATTACCTCACCGTGGGGGAATCGCTGGTTTAGCATTAGCTTTGGATGCTATCAATCCGTCGGATGTTCCTTTTTCATGGAAAGTTACTGAAGACGAAGTAAATCTGTCATGGGAGTGTAGTGATCAAGAAGCTATTTTAAGTTTACTTAGACAAACTTATCATCTTGAAGATGGTTATTTAGATGTTCCTGCACTTAATCTCGATCAACAAGGAAAATATACCTTTACTGAAGGGGTAACAAGAACATTCCTTCAACATGGGCAACAAAGAAAACTGAGTAAAAACGAAGTATCTTTAAGCTTTATGATCGATGAAGGTCAACCCGAAATTTCTCGCCCTTTTCGTCCTATTGAAGATTGTTACTACACTAGAGATTTTAAGGATGCTTTCAGCAGCAAGGGAACATTTAAACCCAACATCCCCATCAAAGGTCATCATTTACCCGGTTTAGTTGAATGTTTTGCTCATGGAGCTTATCAAGAATCTCCCCAAGGTTTTTTAGCTCTTGTTTTTCTGCCATTAGCGTGTAGTTACTATCAATTATCTGGATATCGTTCAGCCGTCGTTATTCCCGAAATAAAAAATATCAAAGAGTGGGTAAAACGGCGTAAGATTTTTTCTGGAAGTAGTTACCGAGATTTTCGTTCTAGTAGTTCTGGAGAATCGGCATTACGCTTTTTATTACAAGAAAAACTCATTGAAGATAGTCAAGATCTTCGAGTAGATTACTGTGAAGTTTATCAATTGGGTAAACAGCAATGGGATGGTAGTCAAAGTTACCTCAAACAAGCCGTTTATAGAGTCAAAGCTAATGACGAAATTCTAGCTTTATATGATTCAGCCTTTCAGTTTTTTAAACCTCAAGTTCGCACTAATGATAAAGGAGAAACATGGTTAGCTATTTCCAAGATTTTACCTTGGCTTTGCGACAACCTGATTACTGGTAAACCCTGGTATTCAGGTTTCTACGACTTCTACAAACAAAATGAACTTTATGAACGAAAAGGATTAATTAGTATGTCCCAATATCTTGATGTTTTAGAGCAAACATTTTTTGATGCTGTACAAGGAGCTTTTAGTAGTTTCTTACGAGAGCAAATTATACAAGCTCAAAAACAAGGTCGTCCCCTTGATTATAAACAAGCAACTGATAAAGTCATTAATCGTTTACTAAGACCAAGTACCCAACAAGATTTTGCTAAAACAATGGTCGATTTTTTAAGTCGTCATCGTAGCAAAGCAACCAGAGGTGTTGGTGCAGAAATATATCAATGGCTGCACAAAGATAATAACTGGAAACAAGCCAGAGATTTAGCTTTATTAGCCATCGCTAGTTATACAGGAAAAGGAAAAGATGGAACACCAGAAATTCCTGAAGAAGCACTTGATGAATCTAACATTAATTTAGATTCTGAACAAGAGTTAGAAATGTCTGTTTAA
- a CDS encoding DNA/RNA non-specific endonuclease, protein MRKLILSLLLVFVFVLSGCLPQRQPTTLTPPSPQTVSLPNCVNSDCNCSDFATQEEAQAALNAFPDDRFKLDRNSDGVACESLPRNTNETITNAPQSTPQPLATNGSVHLKLGNPSNAQNNDLNNYLLEKPQFVMSYNCAKGIPNWVSWQLNTSWLGNVQRSEDFRPDPDLPSGCYAVRPNDYRGSGFDRGHMTPSGDRTNTEQDNSATFVMSNMIPQSPANNREVWQELEKYSRELAREGKTLYIVAGGDGQLKTLANGKVSVPANTWKVAVVLDNPNAPVTETTRVIAVRIPNTQAVANTDWRDYRVSVDEIEKVTGFDFLSNVSLQIQSKIESRVDNQ, encoded by the coding sequence ATGAGAAAACTAATCCTTTCCTTGCTTCTTGTTTTCGTCTTCGTCCTATCAGGTTGTTTACCGCAGCGTCAACCAACAACTTTAACGCCTCCTTCTCCTCAAACCGTTTCTCTCCCCAACTGCGTCAATTCAGACTGTAACTGTTCAGATTTCGCAACCCAAGAAGAAGCACAGGCCGCATTAAATGCTTTTCCTGATGACCGTTTTAAACTTGATAGAAATTCTGATGGTGTTGCTTGTGAGTCCTTACCTAGAAATACGAATGAAACTATCACTAACGCCCCTCAATCAACTCCTCAACCCCTGGCAACTAATGGCAGTGTTCACTTAAAGTTAGGCAATCCTAGTAATGCCCAAAACAACGATCTCAATAATTACTTACTCGAAAAGCCTCAGTTTGTCATGAGTTATAACTGTGCCAAAGGAATCCCTAACTGGGTTAGTTGGCAGCTTAACACCAGTTGGTTAGGAAACGTTCAACGTTCTGAGGATTTCCGTCCTGACCCTGACTTACCTAGTGGTTGTTATGCTGTACGTCCTAACGATTACCGAGGCAGTGGTTTTGACCGAGGACACATGACCCCATCAGGCGACCGCACGAATACTGAACAAGATAACAGTGCCACCTTTGTGATGAGTAATATGATTCCCCAATCACCCGCTAATAATCGGGAAGTCTGGCAAGAATTGGAAAAGTACAGTCGTGAGTTAGCAAGAGAAGGAAAAACTCTTTATATTGTGGCTGGAGGGGATGGACAATTAAAAACCTTGGCGAATGGTAAAGTTTCGGTTCCTGCTAATACTTGGAAGGTGGCAGTAGTGTTAGATAATCCCAATGCTCCTGTTACTGAAACGACGAGGGTAATTGCCGTAAGGATTCCTAACACTCAAGCGGTAGCTAATACTGACTGGCGGGATTATCGTGTTTCAGTTGATGAGATTGAGAAGGTGACAGGTTTTGATTTCTTATCAAATGTTTCATTACAGATTCAATCAAAAATAGAGAGCCGAGTTGATAATCAGTAA
- the cas6 gene encoding type I-MYXAN CRISPR-associated protein Cas6/Cmx6, with protein MNFLEIQCSLRGKTLPADHGYALYSAIKHICKEHQPNLLDHQNLSSEILLSSIPGIPDKNGIIYLNNKSRFRFRCPAEQATQWYRFLQNQVLDIRGHLIRLVQPRLTLPETSNTLKARLVTFRLEKWNSQEAPFHFLESCQKALERIEVNGQAFIDSNYEGNLALRAIKIREKNVLGYGVVVEGLNEDDSLKLQGLGLGGRKHFGCGWFYSAKEEIDAA; from the coding sequence GTGAATTTTCTGGAGATTCAATGTTCCTTGAGGGGCAAAACTTTACCGGCTGATCATGGCTATGCACTGTATTCGGCTATCAAACATATCTGTAAAGAACATCAACCTAATTTACTAGATCACCAAAATTTATCCTCAGAAATTTTACTCTCTAGTATTCCTGGTATTCCTGATAAAAATGGAATCATTTATCTTAATAATAAGTCTCGTTTTCGGTTTAGATGTCCAGCAGAACAAGCAACACAATGGTATCGCTTTCTTCAAAATCAGGTTTTAGATATTAGGGGACATTTAATACGATTAGTTCAACCTCGTTTAACTTTGCCTGAAACCAGTAACACACTGAAAGCAAGATTAGTTACATTTCGTTTAGAAAAATGGAATAGTCAAGAAGCCCCTTTTCACTTTTTAGAATCTTGTCAGAAGGCTTTAGAAAGAATTGAAGTTAATGGCCAAGCTTTTATTGATAGTAATTACGAAGGAAATTTAGCTTTAAGAGCAATCAAAATTAGAGAGAAAAATGTCTTAGGTTATGGCGTTGTGGTTGAAGGATTAAATGAAGACGATTCTCTCAAACTCCAAGGATTAGGATTAGGTGGCCGTAAACATTTTGGCTGTGGATGGTTTTATTCGGCTAAGGAGGAAATTGATGCAGCTTAA
- the cas5 gene encoding type I-MYXAN CRISPR-associated protein Cas5/Cmx5/DevS codes for MSDLLYLECPCTSFPRSFARDYKETYLYPPPSTIYGFLLSLVGEEDLTAHLGVKLAIGIIGNIPPISRIVRKQRHHKFSKTHMGTYPPSQFSKPNFQELLTDLRVVIKLDSSNESATVKLDERVVIALSSPEQITRFGGLSLGESWSLINGIRPYRLDDGQIQWLVKDNRGLIGLPIWIDRQTTRGTFQRFTLSNSDEFDENCWTEIKAPLPATKAKSGSQKKK; via the coding sequence ATGAGTGATCTTCTTTATTTAGAATGTCCTTGTACAAGTTTTCCTCGCAGTTTTGCAAGGGATTACAAAGAAACCTATCTTTATCCTCCCCCTTCTACTATTTACGGGTTTTTACTTTCATTAGTAGGAGAAGAAGATTTAACTGCTCATTTAGGAGTTAAACTAGCAATTGGAATAATTGGAAATATACCTCCTATTTCTCGAATTGTCCGAAAACAACGACATCACAAGTTTAGTAAAACACACATGGGAACTTACCCTCCTAGTCAGTTTTCTAAACCCAACTTTCAAGAACTCCTAACTGATTTAAGAGTAGTTATTAAACTAGACTCCAGTAATGAGTCAGCTACGGTAAAATTAGATGAAAGAGTTGTGATCGCTCTATCTTCCCCTGAACAAATCACTCGTTTTGGCGGACTCTCACTAGGAGAATCTTGGTCTTTAATTAACGGAATTCGTCCTTATAGATTAGATGATGGACAAATCCAATGGTTGGTTAAAGATAATCGAGGTTTGATAGGTTTACCTATTTGGATTGATCGTCAAACCACTAGGGGGACATTTCAGAGGTTTACTTTAAGTAATTCTGATGAATTTGATGAGAACTGTTGGACTGAAATTAAAGCACCTTTACCAGCTACAAAAGCTAAGTCTGGTTCTCAAAAAAAGAAGTAA
- a CDS encoding type I-MYXAN CRISPR-associated endonuclease Cas4/Cas1, protein MQTTDLDQRTSINLTEDTIRVSALHAFAYCPRLFYLEEVEELYTQDAAVFAGRRLHEEIDKQEDEEWLDLYLEDEILGLRGRVDALRTRDGQTIPYEHKRGRCHRDENKQPQAWDSDKLQILAYCCLIEAALGITVQEGRIRYHADNVLVHVPFDQEGRKWVSDTIKQARELRTSAYRPPVVSNEYLCSRCSLSPVCLPEEARLAHNKEWHPVRLFPQDDEREVIHVLEPGTRVGRTGEQLKISRRNEPDETVSIQQVSQVVLHSFSQISTQALHFLSYKDVGIHFVSGGGRYVGSLDTRSGSIQRRIRQYEALTKTEFCLELARKLVKCRGEGQRKFLMRGKQKRSQDSAELEKAISQMKAVLKQVPKVESLDSLLGFEGNLAALYFGALPNILGKDIPESLRFAGRNRRPPKDRFNAMLSFGYSLLIKDVMNAILTVGLEPALGFYHQPRTQAPPLALDLMEIFRVPLVDMIVVTSINRQQWDTEADFDVRGQQVWLSDSGRRKFINLYEQRKAESWKHPVTGYSLTYRRLLELEVRLLEKEWCGEGGLFGQLIVR, encoded by the coding sequence ATGCAAACAACTGATTTAGACCAAAGAACCAGCATTAACTTAACTGAAGATACCATCAGAGTTTCTGCTCTCCATGCCTTTGCTTATTGTCCTCGTTTATTCTACCTTGAGGAAGTGGAAGAACTTTACACCCAAGATGCGGCGGTTTTTGCCGGACGACGGTTACATGAGGAAATCGATAAACAAGAGGATGAGGAATGGCTTGATCTTTACCTTGAAGATGAAATCTTAGGACTGCGGGGACGGGTTGACGCTTTGCGGACTCGTGATGGTCAAACTATCCCTTATGAGCATAAACGGGGGCGTTGTCATCGAGATGAGAATAAGCAACCTCAAGCCTGGGACAGTGATAAGCTGCAAATTCTAGCTTATTGCTGTTTAATTGAGGCAGCCCTCGGAATTACAGTTCAAGAGGGGAGAATTCGTTATCATGCCGATAATGTATTGGTTCATGTTCCTTTTGACCAGGAAGGGCGAAAATGGGTGTCTGATACGATTAAACAGGCACGGGAGTTAAGAACATCGGCTTATCGTCCCCCTGTGGTCAGCAATGAGTATTTATGCTCTCGTTGTTCTCTGTCTCCGGTTTGTTTACCAGAGGAGGCCAGACTGGCCCACAATAAAGAATGGCATCCGGTTCGTTTGTTTCCTCAAGATGACGAACGAGAAGTCATTCATGTGCTTGAACCAGGAACCAGAGTGGGACGCACGGGAGAACAACTAAAGATTAGCCGACGTAATGAACCGGATGAAACGGTTTCTATACAGCAGGTGAGTCAAGTAGTTCTCCATAGTTTTTCCCAAATCTCTACCCAAGCTCTCCATTTTCTCTCTTATAAGGATGTTGGCATTCATTTTGTCTCAGGAGGTGGGCGTTATGTGGGAAGTCTTGACACTCGTTCTGGCAGTATTCAACGGCGTATTCGTCAGTATGAAGCGTTAACTAAGACAGAGTTTTGCTTAGAATTGGCTCGTAAATTGGTGAAATGTCGAGGGGAAGGACAGCGTAAGTTTCTGATGAGAGGAAAGCAAAAGCGATCGCAAGATTCGGCTGAATTAGAAAAAGCCATCTCACAAATGAAAGCGGTTCTTAAACAAGTCCCAAAGGTAGAGTCTCTTGACTCATTATTAGGATTTGAAGGAAATTTAGCTGCTTTATATTTTGGAGCATTACCCAATATTTTAGGGAAAGATATTCCTGAATCACTGCGGTTTGCTGGTCGTAATCGTCGTCCTCCCAAAGATCGTTTTAATGCCATGTTGAGCTTTGGTTATTCCTTATTAATAAAGGATGTAATGAATGCGATCCTCACAGTGGGACTTGAACCCGCTTTAGGATTTTATCATCAACCTCGCACCCAAGCTCCTCCCTTGGCACTAGATTTAATGGAGATTTTTCGAGTTCCTTTAGTTGACATGATTGTGGTGACTTCTATTAATCGTCAGCAATGGGACACTGAAGCTGACTTTGATGTACGAGGACAACAAGTTTGGTTAAGTGACAGTGGACGGCGAAAATTCATCAATCTTTATGAACAGCGTAAAGCAGAATCCTGGAAACATCCAGTAACGGGCTATTCCTTGACCTATCGCCGTTTGTTGGAGTTAGAAGTCCGCTTACTCGAAAAAGAATGGTGTGGGGAAGGCGGTTTATTTGGTCAGTTGATTGTACGGTGA